One region of Pararhizobium qamdonense genomic DNA includes:
- the nrdF gene encoding class 1b ribonucleoside-diphosphate reductase subunit beta, translating into MNIAIKPVSRVRAINWNRIEDDKDLEVWNRLTGNFWLPEKVPLSNDIPSWATLRPEEQQLTIRVFTGLTLLDTIQTSIGAPKLMEDAITQHEEAVYSNISFMEAVHARSYSSIFSTLCSTPDVDDAYRWSEENEHLQRKSALILEHYRNPDPLKRKVASVFLESFLFYSGFYLPMFWSSRAKLTNTADMIRLIIRDEAVHGYYIGYKFQKGLERLSAPKQQEIKDFAYELLFELYDNEAKYTETLYDGVGLTEDVKKFLHYNANKALMNLGYEALFPPEACKVNPAILSALSPNADENHDFFSGSGSSYVIGKAVATEDDDWDF; encoded by the coding sequence ATGAACATCGCCATCAAACCAGTTTCGCGCGTGCGTGCCATCAACTGGAACCGCATCGAGGACGACAAGGATCTGGAGGTCTGGAACCGGTTGACCGGGAATTTCTGGCTGCCGGAGAAGGTGCCGCTGTCCAACGATATTCCATCCTGGGCGACGCTACGGCCGGAAGAGCAGCAGCTGACGATCCGCGTCTTTACCGGGCTGACGCTGCTCGACACGATCCAGACCAGCATCGGCGCGCCGAAGCTGATGGAGGATGCGATCACGCAGCATGAGGAAGCCGTCTATTCCAACATTTCCTTCATGGAAGCGGTGCATGCCCGCTCCTATTCCTCGATCTTCTCGACGCTCTGCTCGACGCCAGATGTCGATGACGCCTATCGCTGGTCGGAGGAAAACGAGCATCTGCAGCGCAAATCGGCGCTGATCCTCGAACATTATCGCAATCCCGATCCGCTGAAACGCAAGGTCGCATCCGTCTTTCTCGAGAGCTTCCTGTTCTATTCCGGTTTCTACCTGCCGATGTTCTGGTCGAGCCGGGCAAAGCTCACCAATACCGCCGATATGATCCGCCTGATCATCCGCGACGAGGCGGTGCATGGCTATTACATCGGCTACAAGTTCCAGAAGGGACTGGAGCGGTTGAGCGCGCCAAAGCAGCAGGAGATCAAGGACTTCGCCTACGAACTTCTGTTCGAGCTTTATGACAATGAGGCGAAATATACCGAAACGCTCTATGACGGCGTCGGGCTGACCGAGGACGTCAAGAAATTCCTGCACTACAACGCCAACAAGGCGCTGATGAACCTCGGATATGAGGCTCTGTTTCCGCCCGAGGCCTGCAAGGTCAATCCGGCGATCCTCTCGGCACTGTCGCCGAATGCCGACGAGAACCACGACTTCTTCTCCGGTTCCGGCTCGTCCTATGTCATCGGCAAGGCCGTTGCGACCGAAGATGACGACTGGGATTTTTGA
- a CDS encoding SDR family NAD(P)-dependent oxidoreductase encodes MAQGQWNGVRIGDLDGKAVLITGASTGIGAALVRALAAQGASVAIHYNESRQAAENLLGEVVDEGGKAVLVQGDLSADGVTERVVEEAAAHFGRLDGLINNAGGMLGRVTTAEMSDAHYERVMDLNARSVLAATRAAHPFLKKQGGFIINTTSIAARNGGGNGAILYAASKGFVSTITRGHAKEFAADDIRVNAVAPGVIATPFHDRYTSPEMLDAQRKTVPQGRVGTPDECVGAFLFLASPSLSGYVTGQIIEVNGGQLMP; translated from the coding sequence ATGGCACAGGGACAATGGAACGGGGTGCGTATCGGCGACCTCGACGGCAAGGCGGTCTTGATCACCGGCGCATCGACCGGCATTGGCGCTGCCCTTGTGCGTGCTTTGGCGGCACAGGGCGCAAGCGTGGCGATCCATTACAATGAGAGCAGGCAGGCTGCGGAAAACCTGCTTGGCGAAGTGGTAGACGAGGGCGGCAAGGCGGTTCTGGTGCAGGGCGATTTGTCTGCCGATGGTGTCACGGAACGCGTCGTTGAGGAGGCTGCCGCCCATTTCGGCCGTCTCGATGGGTTGATCAACAATGCCGGCGGCATGCTCGGACGCGTCACGACGGCCGAAATGAGCGATGCGCATTACGAGCGTGTCATGGACCTCAATGCCCGATCCGTGCTGGCGGCGACCCGCGCCGCGCATCCTTTTCTGAAGAAGCAGGGTGGCTTCATCATCAACACGACCTCGATTGCCGCCCGCAATGGTGGCGGCAACGGCGCCATTCTCTATGCGGCGTCCAAAGGCTTCGTCTCGACCATCACCCGCGGCCACGCCAAGGAGTTTGCCGCCGACGATATTCGCGTCAATGCGGTCGCACCCGGCGTGATCGCCACGCCTTTTCATGACCGCTATACCAGCCCGGAGATGCTGGACGCCCAGCGCAAGACCGTTCCGCAGGGCCGGGTCGGTACGCCCGACGAATGTGTGGGCGCCTTTCTGTTTCTGGCGTCGCCGTCGCTGTCTGGCTATGTCACCGGCCAGATCATCGAGGTCAATGGCGGCCAGTTGATGCCGTAA
- a CDS encoding ABC transporter substrate-binding protein: protein MFITRILPLSRVLAPLPAAAIAVIAFAAPVAAAPTTYPLDITNCGQTVRFDKAPQKVVSIGQGMTEILFSLGLADKIAGTAVWVGPVLPAFAETNKGIKRLADNDPSFESVVGAEPDLVAAEFEWHVGAQGSVGKREQFSGLGINTYVSPADCVAKINTDGGDGVRRELFTMDLIYQEIGELSRIFDIQDRGDALIAELKKREADAVASIGAARPGALPVVFWFSSKEVQGDAFIAGKNSAPAYILKTLGAQNVVTTEEEWPLVGWETNAEANPSVIVIATMDRRRYAADDPAVKIDFLENDPVTSQLDAVKNKRFVEMDAQSMNPTIRTIDGIEILAKGIKSFGLSQ from the coding sequence ATGTTTATCACCCGTATTCTTCCTCTGTCCCGTGTTCTGGCGCCGCTGCCGGCTGCAGCCATCGCTGTCATCGCCTTTGCCGCACCAGTTGCCGCAGCGCCCACCACCTATCCGCTCGACATCACCAATTGCGGCCAGACCGTGCGCTTCGACAAGGCTCCGCAGAAGGTCGTCTCGATCGGCCAGGGCATGACCGAAATCCTGTTTTCGCTGGGTCTCGCCGACAAGATTGCGGGCACCGCCGTCTGGGTGGGTCCGGTTCTGCCGGCCTTTGCCGAGACCAACAAGGGCATCAAGCGGCTGGCCGATAACGACCCGAGCTTTGAATCCGTCGTTGGCGCCGAGCCCGATCTGGTCGCCGCCGAATTCGAGTGGCATGTCGGCGCTCAAGGCTCGGTCGGCAAACGCGAGCAGTTTTCCGGCCTCGGCATCAATACCTATGTGTCGCCGGCCGATTGCGTGGCCAAGATCAATACCGACGGCGGCGACGGCGTTCGCCGCGAACTGTTCACCATGGACCTGATCTACCAGGAAATCGGCGAGCTTTCGCGGATTTTTGACATCCAGGATCGCGGCGACGCGCTGATTGCAGAGTTGAAGAAGCGCGAAGCCGACGCTGTTGCCTCGATCGGCGCCGCCAGGCCGGGTGCGCTGCCGGTGGTCTTCTGGTTTTCCAGCAAGGAAGTGCAGGGGGATGCCTTTATCGCCGGCAAGAACAGCGCCCCTGCCTATATCCTGAAAACGCTGGGCGCCCAGAATGTGGTGACCACCGAAGAGGAATGGCCGCTGGTCGGCTGGGAAACGAATGCCGAGGCCAACCCGTCCGTCATCGTCATCGCCACCATGGACCGCCGCCGCTATGCCGCCGACGATCCGGCCGTGAAGATCGATTTCCTGGAGAATGACCCGGTCACCAGCCAGCTCGATGCCGTGAAGAACAAGCGCTTCGTTGAAATGGATGCGCAATCGATGAACCCGACGATCCGCACGATCGACGGTATCGAGATCCTCGCCAAGGGCATCAAGTCGTTCGGCCTGTCGCAGTGA
- a CDS encoding FecCD family ABC transporter permease, whose translation MAQTLVTGERWWARLALVILSFVTLGFVISLAVSIGEIPIPLETTAKAVSNRLFGTAFELSRIHQGIVWDYRLSRALLAASAGAALALSGAILQALLRNPLAEPYVLGISAGASTGAVAVMILGFGYGVLTLSTGAFIGAVVAFVLVSALAAGAGGGADRIILAGVAGSQLFNALTSYIVTTSANAEQARGVMFWLLGSLSGVRWPDVYLAAPVALIGFAVSMFYARALDAFTFGADAAAALGIAINRVRIILLGATALMTAAMVSIVGSIGFVGLVIPHAARFLVGPAHGRLLPAAAITGAIFMVAADIVSRVIIPQQILPIGVVTALFGAPAFALILYKARRPV comes from the coding sequence ATGGCTCAAACCCTGGTGACCGGCGAAAGGTGGTGGGCGCGTCTCGCGCTCGTCATCCTGTCTTTCGTGACCCTCGGCTTCGTCATCAGTCTCGCCGTCTCCATCGGCGAGATCCCCATTCCCTTGGAAACGACGGCCAAGGCCGTTTCCAATCGCCTGTTCGGCACCGCTTTCGAACTCAGCCGGATCCATCAGGGCATTGTCTGGGACTACCGGCTCAGCCGCGCGCTTCTGGCGGCAAGTGCAGGCGCCGCACTTGCTTTGTCAGGCGCCATCCTGCAGGCGCTGCTGCGCAATCCGCTGGCCGAGCCCTATGTGCTCGGTATCTCCGCCGGCGCCTCGACAGGCGCTGTCGCGGTGATGATCCTGGGGTTCGGTTATGGTGTTTTGACACTCTCGACCGGTGCCTTCATCGGCGCGGTCGTCGCCTTCGTTCTCGTCTCGGCGCTTGCCGCCGGTGCAGGCGGCGGGGCAGACCGGATCATCCTGGCCGGCGTTGCCGGTTCGCAGCTTTTCAACGCGCTGACCTCTTACATCGTTACCACATCGGCCAATGCCGAGCAGGCGCGCGGCGTCATGTTCTGGCTGCTCGGAAGCCTTTCGGGCGTGCGCTGGCCCGATGTCTATCTGGCGGCCCCTGTTGCCCTGATCGGTTTTGCCGTGTCGATGTTTTACGCGCGGGCGCTCGATGCCTTCACCTTCGGCGCCGATGCGGCGGCAGCGCTCGGTATCGCCATCAACCGCGTGCGCATCATCCTGCTCGGCGCCACCGCGCTGATGACGGCGGCGATGGTCAGCATCGTCGGCTCGATCGGCTTCGTCGGACTGGTCATTCCGCATGCGGCGCGGTTTCTGGTCGGCCCCGCGCATGGCCGCCTTTTGCCGGCGGCGGCCATCACCGGCGCGATCTTCATGGTGGCGGCCGATATCGTCTCGCGGGTCATCATCCCGCAGCAGATCCTGCCGATCGGCGTCGTCACCGCATTGTTCGGCGCACCCGCCTTTGCGCTCATTCTCTACAAGGCAAGGAGGCCGGTTTGA
- a CDS encoding ABC transporter ATP-binding protein, producing MSIVIHDVRWSAGGLMIVDGISIDVPAGKTLGLLGPNGSGKSSLLKLICRLRNVKSGVISLGSTDIAGMARLDIARRVALVEQQATTEAQVTVLDVVRLGRTPHRGPLTPWSAADDKAVTDALHHAGLEERAGQLWHTLSGGERQRVHIARALAQTPSELLLDEPTNHLDIQHQLEILSLVAKLPVTSIIALHDLNLAAMFCDRLAILHHGKVVAAGTPEEVLTEDLIARVFGVRAYIERSAHHGRQHVQYRLD from the coding sequence TTGAGCATCGTCATCCATGATGTGCGCTGGTCTGCCGGTGGCCTGATGATCGTCGATGGCATCAGCATCGATGTGCCTGCCGGCAAGACGCTCGGGCTGCTGGGGCCGAACGGGTCTGGAAAATCGAGCCTGCTCAAGTTGATCTGCCGTCTGCGCAATGTCAAAAGCGGCGTGATTTCGCTGGGGAGTACCGATATTGCCGGCATGGCCCGCCTCGATATCGCCCGGCGGGTAGCCTTGGTCGAGCAGCAGGCGACAACCGAGGCGCAGGTCACGGTGCTGGATGTGGTGCGGCTTGGCCGCACGCCGCATCGCGGTCCGCTGACGCCCTGGAGCGCTGCAGACGACAAGGCCGTCACCGATGCGCTGCATCATGCCGGCCTTGAGGAGCGGGCCGGACAGCTCTGGCACACGCTGTCGGGCGGCGAGCGCCAGCGTGTGCATATTGCCCGGGCCTTGGCGCAGACCCCGAGCGAATTGCTGCTTGACGAGCCGACCAACCATCTCGACATCCAGCACCAGCTCGAAATCCTGTCGCTCGTCGCCAAACTGCCTGTCACCAGCATCATCGCGCTGCATGATCTCAACCTCGCGGCCATGTTCTGCGACAGGCTCGCCATTCTCCACCACGGAAAAGTCGTGGCCGCCGGCACGCCGGAAGAGGTTCTGACCGAAGATTTGATCGCGAGAGTCTTTGGTGTGCGCGCCTATATCGAACGCTCCGCCCATCACGGGCGCCAGCATGTGCAATACCGGCTTGATTGA
- a CDS encoding sodium:solute symporter family transporter — MDKTTLQLTPGLTPLLGYSLLVGLGVASLVLAFFIRRVLVRNTHDFIISGRKIGFGFGVGSVISVWTWSMAVMMTSAMTFEWGLSGLFWFVVPNGLAIMLLVPFTRILRRQMPNGYTISEFTKNRFNQSGVATSIVTLTMIFGIILEILINLKGTSVVMSTVFGIDWTYAALVGLLSVLAYSYFGGLWTSVMTGTINLLMITVPAAIIVALAFDAVPGGTAAVVQRVGEANPDNLSVLRWDAAAGFGITLALGIFAAAIADQTFWQKAWAIKAEYVNRTFVWAGVLFYPIPIALGTLGLIGIAYGLTPADIGGDTAAIGPYLISHLGLPLFIVVIYVLMILAACYSTIDGASSALSSIVAVDIVKRFAPGTTESALFLITKVSILAGGLIAFLIVLSGVDFTTLVLTIYALKSSILLPLVLAILWPRTTTLGFVSGIVLAILVGMPIRHLYGDLIGTISIVGISGLTVVIGALLQPQRFDYADLRKTNDIALGHPSNGAAIASPAE; from the coding sequence ATGGATAAGACAACTTTACAGCTCACGCCGGGGCTGACACCGCTTCTGGGATATTCCCTGCTCGTCGGGCTGGGTGTCGCAAGCCTTGTGCTGGCATTTTTCATCCGGCGCGTTTTGGTGCGAAACACCCACGACTTTATCATCTCTGGCCGCAAGATCGGCTTCGGTTTCGGCGTCGGTTCCGTCATCTCGGTGTGGACATGGTCCATGGCGGTGATGATGACATCGGCGATGACGTTCGAATGGGGGCTGTCCGGCCTGTTCTGGTTCGTGGTTCCGAATGGCCTGGCCATCATGCTTCTGGTGCCCTTCACCAGGATCCTGCGCCGCCAGATGCCGAACGGCTACACGATCTCGGAATTCACAAAGAACCGCTTCAACCAGTCCGGCGTGGCGACGTCGATCGTGACGCTGACGATGATCTTCGGGATCATCCTTGAGATCCTCATCAACCTGAAGGGCACGTCGGTCGTCATGTCGACGGTCTTCGGCATCGACTGGACCTATGCAGCCCTTGTCGGCCTGCTATCGGTGCTGGCCTATTCCTATTTCGGCGGGCTCTGGACGAGCGTCATGACAGGAACGATCAATCTGCTGATGATCACGGTGCCCGCAGCCATCATCGTCGCATTGGCCTTCGACGCCGTTCCGGGGGGAACGGCCGCTGTGGTTCAGCGCGTCGGCGAGGCCAATCCGGACAACCTTTCGGTTCTGCGTTGGGACGCGGCCGCTGGCTTCGGTATCACCCTTGCGCTCGGCATTTTTGCGGCGGCAATCGCCGACCAGACGTTCTGGCAGAAAGCCTGGGCGATCAAGGCCGAATATGTCAACCGGACATTCGTTTGGGCCGGCGTGCTGTTTTATCCGATCCCGATTGCCTTGGGAACGCTGGGGCTGATCGGTATCGCCTACGGCCTGACACCGGCCGATATCGGCGGCGACACGGCGGCCATTGGCCCTTACCTGATCTCGCATCTGGGCCTGCCTCTGTTCATCGTCGTCATCTACGTTCTGATGATCCTGGCGGCCTGCTATTCCACGATTGACGGCGCAAGCTCGGCTCTCTCGTCGATCGTCGCTGTCGATATCGTCAAGCGTTTCGCGCCGGGGACGACGGAAAGTGCACTCTTCCTGATCACCAAAGTCTCCATTTTGGCCGGTGGTCTGATCGCATTCCTGATCGTGCTGTCGGGCGTGGATTTCACGACGCTAGTGCTGACGATCTACGCCCTGAAAAGCTCGATCCTGCTGCCGCTGGTTCTCGCAATCCTTTGGCCGCGAACAACGACCCTCGGCTTCGTCAGCGGCATTGTGCTTGCGATCCTCGTCGGCATGCCGATCCGCCATCTCTACGGAGATCTGATCGGAACCATCAGTATCGTCGGGATCAGCGGTTTGACCGTCGTGATCGGCGCTCTGCTGCAGCCACAGCGGTTCGATTACGCTGACCTGCGCAAGACCAACGACATCGCTCTTGGTCACCCCTCGAACGGCGCTGCTATCGCGTCTCCAGCCGAATAA